Part of the Maridesulfovibrio sp. genome, CAATTCTTTGTGTATTTTTTCTTAGTATGATTTTTGTTTCTCCCGCTCGTTCAGGAGATGCGGAAGATATCCTGAAATTGAAAAATGAAATCATCGAAAAGCAGAATAAAGGGAAGCTCGGTGCGCAGGTATTTCTCCTGTGCAAGAAGGTTCTTAGTTACTCTTCTTATTACCCGCTTCCGGAAAATAAGGTTCAACGAGGTACAAGTTTACTATTATACTACGAGCCTATTAACTGGTTCACGTCAATGCAGCAGGGACGGTATGAGTTTTATCTTACTCAGGATGTAAAGCTGGAAACAGCAACCGGGGAAGTCCTTTTTGAGCGCGAAAAGCTTTTAAGCATGCATTACAATACAGGTAAGCCAATCCTTGATATCTACATGACTAATGATTTTAATCTGGGCAGACTTCCGGCTGGTAAATATCGATATATTGTCTTTCTGCATGACATGATCAGCGGGCAGGAATTCAGGAAGGGGATTGATTTTGAAATTGTGGAATAAAGCGAAAAAGTCCGGAACCGTATTGGCCCCGGACTTTTCTATTTAAGCTGTGGTTGCGGTTAATTGTTTTGGTGAAGTACAGCGGGGCAGGCCTGATTCTTTGTCCACATGGAGAATCGTTTTTGCGACTGCAGCTGAGAAATCTGGGAAGATATTTTCAGCCCCTACAAGTTTATCTGTTCCCAGCCGAGCCATGATTTTTCGGATTCGTGGATTCACCCCGGAAAGAAGAATCTTTACGTTTTGAGCATTAGCCCTGCGAATTACGGTTTCAAGGGCTTCGATGCCTGTGGCGTCCATGGTCGGAACGAGGCGCATGCAGAAAACTATCACTTCCGGTTTTTTGCGGGTGAAGCTCATAACATCGACAAACCTTTGGGCCATTCCGAAGAACATGGGACCGTTGATTTCATAAACCACGACTTTTTCATGTCCGTTCTTGCGGTCAATAATCTCTTCTTCGGGAAGTCCGGTGTCGAGGCTGTGCACGTCGGTCAATTGGCTCATACGCTTCATGAAGAGCATTGCAGCCATAACCACACCAACTTCTACCGCTACGGTCAGGTCTACGAATACAGTCAGCAGCAGGGCTATGAGCATTACCAGGGAGTCCGATTTGGGAGCGAAAAGCAGACGCTTGATGCGGTGCACTTCACTCATGTCCCATGCAACCAGAATGAGGACCCCGGCAAGGCTGGCAAGGGGAATCATGGAGGCCAGCGGAGCGCATACTTTGATAAACATGATTAATGTCAGGGCGTGGACCATGCCTGCCACTGGGGAATGCGCCCCGGCGCGGATATTGGTTGCAGTACGGGCGATAGCTCCGGTTGCAGGCAGTCCTCCGAAAAGGGCTGAACCGATGTTCGCCAATCCTTGAGCAACGAGTTCATTGGATGAGTTGTGGCGGTCACCACTCATTCCGTCCGCAACTGTGGCGCTCAGCAGGGATTCGATTCCGGCAAGGATGGCGATAGTGAAAGCTTCCGGTATCAGGGTTTTCAGCTGCATCAGATCAAGGCCGGAAAACGAAACAGCGTCAGGCAGAATGGTGGGAATTCCGCCGAATCTGCTGCCGATGGTTTCTGTATGCAGCCCCATAATCCATGTTACTACGCTTGCCAATGCAATTCCCACAAAAGGAGCAGGGATGCGGGGGATAAATCTTCTGACCAGCAGCATTGAAACTACGGTCAGCATGCCCAAGCCGAGAGTTGTTGGGTCTGTGCTTGGAAGTGCTACGGCACATGCCTTAAGGCGGGGCAGGAAGTCTGCAGGCATTTGATCAATTTGCAGACCGAGGAAATCCTTGATCTGGGTGGAAAAGATCAGGATACCGATGCCGGAAGTAAATCCGGTGGTTACCGGATAGGGGATGTATTGCAGTAGCTTACCCAGCCCAAGGCAGCCCATTATCAAAAGAAGTATTCCGGCCATGAGGGTGGCAAGAATGAGTCCGTCATAACCGTGGCGGGCAATAATTCCGGAGATGATAATGACAAACGCTCCGGTAGGTCCGCCGATTTGAAAGCGTGTTCCGCCAAAGGCTGAAATAATGAATCCGGCGATGATGGCAGTGAAAAGCCCTGTTGCAGGGCTTGCTCCGGAAGCAATGGCAAAGGCCATGGCCAGCGGCAGGGCAACAATACCGACGGTAATTCCGGCTGCAATATCTTGTCTTAATGTGGTCGGAGAGCAGCCTGATTTAATGAATTTGAAGCTGGTCGGGATGAAACGGTTTAGTTTTGAACAGACGTAAGTGTCCATTGAGAAACCTCCTTGTTCTGGTGGTGTCTCCGTGGGGCTCAGTCGGTGGTCATCTTTTTTTTGAAATGAATTGGCCAGAGGCTGGAACTCGCGCGGAAAAAAGACCCTGATAATGCCGCATAAATTTCATGTCAATGGGGTTTTGAAATAAAACTTTGTGCTTTTATTCCCAAGTATTGCCGGGGATCGTGTGGATCAGCAGACCAAAAAAAAGGACCGGATAAATCCGGTCCTGAAAATATGGGGTGAGTGAGGGGACTTGAACCCCCGGCCACTTGGGCCACAACCAAGTGCTCTACCAACTGAGCTACACCCACCTTAAAAAAGGGGTCAGGGATTCCTGATCCCTAGAGATGTCAAATGGGGTGAGTGAGGGGACTTGAACCCCCGGCCACTTGGGCCACAACCAAGTGCTCTACCAACTGAGCTACACCCACCGCGTCTGTGAGGAGGTGTTTAACTAAGCTGGGTGTGATGGTCAAGAAGTTTTTGAAAAAAAGATCATTTTTTTTGTAATCATCAAATCCTGCAAGTGAAAGAGATGATTAACTTGTTTATAAAGCTGTGTTTTGATCTTAATAGAAAAATAGGCTGCGCACGGTCTTCACTAAAGACCCATTTTGTGCCACAAACAATTTGTTCTTTTGATACTGAAAGCAATCAGGGGTCGCGGAAAGGCAACGTCTTTTCATCAGGCTGCCGCAATGTCGATTTTGAGTTGTTAACTGTGGTAGCTTATTACCTGATAAATATAAGGATTTTTAGATGGATAAATTAGTCATTGAAGGTGGAGTCTCTCTTAACGGCCCAATCAGGGTCAGTGGTTCTAAAAACGCAGCCCTGCCCATTCTGCTGGCTTGCATTTTGCCGGAAGGTCCGGTTTGCCTGAGCAATGTTCCTCGTTTGAGGGATATTCATACTACTCTTAAGCTGCTCGATATTCTCGGCTGTGAAACATCTTTTGATGGTAATACTGTATGCAGCGAGGTTAAGGATCTTAAAATAGAAGCCCCGTATGATCTGGTTAAGACCATGCGTGCTTCCGTTCTCTGTCTTGGTCCCTTGCTGGCCCTGAAAGGCGAAGCCAAGGTTGCTCTTCCCGGCGGTTGTGCCATCGGCGCACGTCCTGTGGATCTGCATCTGACCGCATTTGAGCAGATGGGTGCTACATTTGATCTTGATTCCGGTTACATCCATGGTAAATGCGACAAACTTAAAGGTGCGCATATCCATTTTGATTTCCCCACTGTGGGCGGTACCGAGAACGTGCTCATGGCTGCTTCAATTGCTGAAGGGGAAACCATAATTGAAAACGCTGCCCGTGAACCTGAAGTTGTCGACCTTGCCAAGTTCCTTATTGCTTGCGGCGCAAAGATTTCCGGTCATGGAACAAGCATCATTACTATTCAGGGTGTTCCATCGCTTAAAGGGTGTGACTACAAAATCATGCCTGACCGCATTGAAGCCGGAACCTACATGGTTGCTGCGGCAATGACTGACGGTGAGTTGCTTATTCAGGATTGCCCATTTCATGAACTTGAGTCTGTTGTTTACAAGCTGCGCAAGATGGGCGTTTCTCTCGAGGAAGAGGAAGGCGGTGTCCGCGTACGTCGTGCTAACGGTCTTATTTCCGGTGTTGATATCACCACTCAGCCTTATCCCGGATTCCCCACTGACATGCAGGCTCAGCTCATGACCCTGATGTGTCTGTCCAACGGTGCCGGAACAATCGAAGAAAAGATTTTCGAGAACCGTTTCATGCATGTGCAGGAACTTGTGCGTATGGGCGCTAATATCAAGCTTAAGGGCCGTACTGCCATGATTCGCGGAGTCGAGAAGATGACCGGAGCCCCGGTTATGGCTTCCGATCTGCGGGCCAGTGCTTCCCTTGTTGTTGCAGGCTTAGCCGCTCATGGGCGAACTGATGTTCAGCGTATCTACCATCTCGACAGAGGGTATGAGAAGCTTGAAGACAAGCTTTCAGCAGTAGGCGCGAGGGTTTGGCGCGAGCAAGAGTAGTTGACCTGCCGCTTCATGAAACAGGTTGCGGATGATTTGATTGAAAAGAGCAGGCCCGGAATTCCGGGCCTGTTTTTATGGCAGGTTATTGTCCCTGCATTTGTCTTCGGCATCCTTTCCATTCAATGGTTGCTGCCTTCCATGACCGCTTTGCTGGTCTATCTCTTTCTTGTTTTTTTCTTTCGGCCTGAAAAAAGTGCTGCTTTTTTGATGCTCATGCTGTTCGGTCTTGGGCATTGGTATGGCAATTCTGTCCTTCCTCCCGGTCCCGGACCTATGCCGGAGTGGATGGCTGCCCGTGAAAAGGTGCAGCTTAGCGGTACAATCCAGAGCATTAAGGGGGCGCCGGGAAATCGTCTAAAAATACTGCTTGAAGATGTAAGTTGCCAGAGCAAGTCAGGTGTTACCGATCTCGGCGGATATCTGAACTGGACATGGGACAAGCCGGACCAGTTCCCTTTTGTGGGGCAGCAGGTTTCTTTTGTTGCACGGGTTAAACCTATTCACGGCTTCCGCAACAGCGGTCTTTGGGATTACGATTTTTATTGCCGCACCAAGAATATTCGTTACCGGACTTACACTAAAGGGGAGATCAAAGACGGCGGTTTGATGCCTTATCAACCGCAGGGCTTGCAGAAATTGCGGACTTCTCTGCGTGAGCATATTTTGAAGAATGCTCCACCTACTGACGGAGGGGCTATTTTCCCGGCTCTGCTGACCGGAGATCGCTTTTTCCTTTCCAACGACAGTGTTGAGCTTATTCGCAGGGCCGGGGTCTCGCATATCCTGGCGTTATCCGGTCTGCATGTCGGATTTATCGTGGCTATGGGATTCGGGTTGGCTTGGCTGATCGGCCTGATTTATCCGTGTATTTATTTGCGGATTCCCAAAATGCGTTTGGGTGTGCTGTTCTCTTTTGTCCCGGTTTTGCTCTATCTCTGGCTGGGGCAGTTCAGTCCATCTCTTGTGCGTGCTGTATGTATGTTCGGTTTCTGGGGCCTGCTCATGTTTTTCAACCGGGGCAGAGTCCTTTTGGACGGTCTTTTTCTGGCCGTTGTTGTGATTTTGGTTTTTGTCCCGCTTAGTGTCTTTGATCTGGGATTTCAGCTTTCGGTTTTGGCTGTGGCCGGAATTGCCTTGCTTTATCCTGTGTTTGCACGATTGATGCCTTCAGCCCACAATCCATCGCTTAAAGCAGTCCGTTTCGCGCTGGCAGTTTTTTACGTCAGTTTGTCAGCCAATATTGCCTTACTTCCGCTCATAGTCTGGAATTTCGGGGTACTCATTCCGAATTTTCTTTTCAATATACTTTTTGTGCCCATTATCGGGTCATTTATTATGCCAGTCTGCGGCGTTGGCGGACTCGTCTTTTCATATTTCAGCCCGGAAATTTCGCATTCATTATTTGTGGTCGGGGCAAAGGTTTTTGATTGGCTTCTGCAACTGGTGCGTGAGGCCGCCAGCATAGGTTTGCTGCCGGAATATGCTTTTTACCGTCCACATTGGGAAGAGCTGCTGATTTATTACCTCTTGCTGGGAGCTGTTCTTCTCTTGGTTTATGGAAAATTAAGACAGGCACAATTGTTACTCGTACCTGTTGTACTGCTGCTTGGAGTGCGCTTTTCAGGGGAATTCGGGCCGGATCGGGTACGCATGGATATTCTTGATACCGGACAGTCCCAGTGTGTGGTGATTACCGGTCCTGAAGGAACGCGTACTGTTGTTGATGGTGGCGGCGGATTCGGCAGGACCTTTGATATGGGGCGTTCTATCGTCGGGCCTTGGTTGACTTACGGTCATTTACCGCGAGTGGATAATATTTTCATGACCCATGGGGACAGGGATCATGCCGGAGGCTTGGCCTTTCTTCTGGAAAAGTTTTCTGTGGGCAGTTTTTATTCCAATGGAGATGTTCCCAGCGGGTGGATAGGGGAACGTTTTGAAGCGGCATTTGCAGAAAAGGGGCTAAATCCTCAAATTCTCGTAAGCGGGGAGAAGGTTGTTCTTGAGCCGGGCTTGATCATGGAGGTGTTGCATCCTTCACCTGTGTTCACGGGCAGCACTAACGACCGTTCTTTATATCTTAGACTGCTCTGGAACGGGCATCCGTTGTTATCCATTTCAGGAGATCTGGATCGTAAGGGGATACGGGCTGTTTTAAAGCATACGCAGGATCTTTCTTCCAGCGTACTGCTGCTTCCTCACCATGGTAGCGCCGGGTCGTATTCTCCTGAATTATATGAACGTGTTGCCCCTGCAATGGCTATTGCTGCATGCGGTTTTTTAAATCGTTTTAATTTTGTAGCAAAAAAAGTCATAAGTGAACTGGATAAAAGACACGTATGTATGTATACGACTTCCGCATACGGGATGATTACCGTGGAATGGAATAGTGAAGGGAAGGTGATAACTGGCCCTTGATTTAAAATGCATTTTTCTGATTATTGTTGCGCTGGAAACTTGATTTTCATGTGCAAAAGTGCCAATGTCTACCCATTGACCGAAGTCTATATGTAAAGCCTATGATGAATGGAGGTTTGTCTGCATGCGGGTGCTGATAGTTGATGATGATTTTTATTGCCGCAATATGTTGCATGAGATCATGAAGCCATATGCGCAGTGCGATATCGCCGTTAACGGTGAAGAGGCTGTTTTTGCATTTAAGAAGGGTCTTGAATCTGGAAAAGCGTATGATCTGGTTTGTCTGGATCTTGTTATGCCGGAAATGGACGGACAGCAGGCTTTGCGTGAGATCAGGTCCATTGAGAAAGATTTCAAGGTCGAGGAAAATGGCGCGGTTAAGGTTATCGTTACAACCATGCTTGATGACCGTAAGGAAACCCATGATGCGTTTTTCCTTGGCGGAGCCACCTCTTATCTTGTTAAGCCAATTGAAGAGAACAAGCTTGTGAAGGAGCTCAAAAATCTCGGCTTTTCAGTTTAATCTGGTTTAGAAAATTTCAGGATGAATATTGAGTCCTGTTTTTATATTTTTTGCCCTGAAATCAGGTAAGAATCCGCGGCTATTGCTGCGGATTTTTTTTGCTAAATATTAAAAATTGTTTTATTCAGGGCTATTAGGAATGGAAAACAGAATTGAAGTTCCTTTGGAAGTGGTCTATTGTGGCTCCTTCATATCAAGTTTTATCCGCCATGAGTTGCGGTTTTATATAAGGTTTTTTTACAATGTCACAGATTTTAGGCGTTAAATTTAACGATTTCGGACAGATATATTACTTTTCGTCCGGTCCTTTCGTTGTTCGGGAAGGACATTCGGTCATCGTGAAGACCGAGCAGGGCATGGGGCTCGGCAAGGTTTTTGTCGTGCAACAGGATCTGCCCGAAGATGTTACCGAGGACTCCATTAAAACAATCTACCGTCTTGCAGGCGAGGAAGACCTTGAAGCTGAAGTGGAAAACAAGGAACTTGCCCGCACAGCACACAGGTTTTGTAAAGATTGCATTGATCGCCAGAAGCTCGAGATGAAGCTTGTGGATGTTGAGGTCTTTTTTGATCGCAGCAAGATGATCTTCTACTTTACGGCTCCGGGAAGAATTGATTTTCGTGAGCTCGTTAAGGATTTGGTTAAGGAGTACAGAACCCGTATTGAACTGCGCCAGATTGGTGTACGCCATGAAACCCAGATGCTGGGAGCCATTGGCAACTGCGGTCAGATCTGTTGCTGCAGACGCTTTATGCGTAAGTTCATGCCGGTAACCATCCGCATGGCCAAGGAACAGAATCTTTTCCTTAACCCGACTAAAATTTCCGGTATTTGCGGCAGGTTGCTCTGTTGCTTATCGTTTGAACAGGAAAACTACGAAGATTTCCATCGTAAAAGTCCCAAGACCGGGAAGAAATACAATACCGTTCACGGTACTGTAAGGGTTACACGGACTAACTTTTTCAGGAATACCCTGACCGTTTTGCCTGAGCAGGGTGATGAGATTGAAATTCCCTTGGATGATTGGCCGGATATGATTAAGCCCTCCGGATCTAATCGGAGAGGGGAGCCTGATGCTCGTTCTGATGAACCTCGCAGGGGACGTCCTGAGGACGGAGATAATGGTTGGGAAGACCGCGATGGAGGCAGTTCAAGTCCTCAGCGCTCCCGTCCAGAACGTCCTGAGCGTTCGAGAACTGATCGTACCCGTCCTGAACGTTCAAAAAGCGACAGACCGAAAGCTGAGCGCCCAAGGCCGGAGCGTAAGCCTGTACGCGAGAACGTTGAATCTGAACAATCTGATGAGACAAAAGTCTCAGTGGATATGCTTGAAGAAAAACAGGAGAGCCGCAAGGATGATTCCCTGCAGCAGGAGAACCGGAAGCGTTTCTCCCAAAAGGATCGTCCTCAGCAGAGTCCGGAACAGAAAAGTCCGGAGCAGGATAGCCAACCTGCAGAGCCTGCTAAGTCCGGAGAAAATGATGAATCCGGCAAACCTAATAAGTCTTCACGCCGCCGTCCTTCAAGGCGCAGGCGTAAACGTAAGCCTTCCGGACAACGGAAGAATAAAAGCAATTAATTGTTAGAATAGAAATATTTGCTTATATTCGGGTTCTTCGCTATATGCGTTCTGCCCGTTAGCAGTAAGCAATCTTGCGGCCGGTTGAAAATGTCAGTATTCTCACCCGGCTGTTAAGATTTTTTACGCTGTATTCATTTCGGATTTTTCATGCGGCAGTAGCCGCTTTATATAATTTTTATTAAATCCGATTGTTATCACCTTAACAGGAGTGACTGATTTTGGATTCGTTTTTTATTACAACTCCCATCTATTATGTTAATGCAAAGCCGCACCTCGGCCATGCCTATACAACAATTCTTGCTGATTCCATGAAAAGGTTTCACAAGCTGCTGGGAGATGAAACTTTCTTTCTCACCGGAACAGACGAGCACGGTGACAAGATTGTACAGGCTGCGGAAAAAGGTGGCCAGACACCACGTGAATATGTCGACGAGATAAGCTCTCTGTTCAGCGGAATTTGGCCCGGTCTGCAGATTGATAATGACGATTTCATCAGGACTACTCAGGAAAGGCATATTAAGTGCGTTCAGGAAGTTCTGCAGAAAGTTTACGATAAAGGTGATATTTATTTCGGTGAATATGGCGGTCATTACTGCTTCGGATGTGAAAGATTCTATACAGAGAAGGAACTTGTTGACGGAAAATGTCCGCAGCACGAAACCGTTCCTGAATATATTGCTGAGAAGAACTATTTTTTCAAGATGTCCAAATATCAGGACTGGCTCATCGGGCATATCAATGCCAATCCCGATTTTATCCGCCCTGAAAGATATCGCAATGAAGTGTTGAGCCTTCTCAAGTCC contains:
- a CDS encoding SulP family inorganic anion transporter, producing the protein MDTYVCSKLNRFIPTSFKFIKSGCSPTTLRQDIAAGITVGIVALPLAMAFAIASGASPATGLFTAIIAGFIISAFGGTRFQIGGPTGAFVIIISGIIARHGYDGLILATLMAGILLLIMGCLGLGKLLQYIPYPVTTGFTSGIGILIFSTQIKDFLGLQIDQMPADFLPRLKACAVALPSTDPTTLGLGMLTVVSMLLVRRFIPRIPAPFVGIALASVVTWIMGLHTETIGSRFGGIPTILPDAVSFSGLDLMQLKTLIPEAFTIAILAGIESLLSATVADGMSGDRHNSSNELVAQGLANIGSALFGGLPATGAIARTATNIRAGAHSPVAGMVHALTLIMFIKVCAPLASMIPLASLAGVLILVAWDMSEVHRIKRLLFAPKSDSLVMLIALLLTVFVDLTVAVEVGVVMAAMLFMKRMSQLTDVHSLDTGLPEEEIIDRKNGHEKVVVYEINGPMFFGMAQRFVDVMSFTRKKPEVIVFCMRLVPTMDATGIEALETVIRRANAQNVKILLSGVNPRIRKIMARLGTDKLVGAENIFPDFSAAVAKTILHVDKESGLPRCTSPKQLTATTA
- the murA gene encoding UDP-N-acetylglucosamine 1-carboxyvinyltransferase yields the protein MDKLVIEGGVSLNGPIRVSGSKNAALPILLACILPEGPVCLSNVPRLRDIHTTLKLLDILGCETSFDGNTVCSEVKDLKIEAPYDLVKTMRASVLCLGPLLALKGEAKVALPGGCAIGARPVDLHLTAFEQMGATFDLDSGYIHGKCDKLKGAHIHFDFPTVGGTENVLMAASIAEGETIIENAAREPEVVDLAKFLIACGAKISGHGTSIITIQGVPSLKGCDYKIMPDRIEAGTYMVAAAMTDGELLIQDCPFHELESVVYKLRKMGVSLEEEEGGVRVRRANGLISGVDITTQPYPGFPTDMQAQLMTLMCLSNGAGTIEEKIFENRFMHVQELVRMGANIKLKGRTAMIRGVEKMTGAPVMASDLRASASLVVAGLAAHGRTDVQRIYHLDRGYEKLEDKLSAVGARVWREQE
- a CDS encoding DNA internalization-related competence protein ComEC/Rec2; this encodes MKQVADDLIEKSRPGIPGLFLWQVIVPAFVFGILSIQWLLPSMTALLVYLFLVFFFRPEKSAAFLMLMLFGLGHWYGNSVLPPGPGPMPEWMAAREKVQLSGTIQSIKGAPGNRLKILLEDVSCQSKSGVTDLGGYLNWTWDKPDQFPFVGQQVSFVARVKPIHGFRNSGLWDYDFYCRTKNIRYRTYTKGEIKDGGLMPYQPQGLQKLRTSLREHILKNAPPTDGGAIFPALLTGDRFFLSNDSVELIRRAGVSHILALSGLHVGFIVAMGFGLAWLIGLIYPCIYLRIPKMRLGVLFSFVPVLLYLWLGQFSPSLVRAVCMFGFWGLLMFFNRGRVLLDGLFLAVVVILVFVPLSVFDLGFQLSVLAVAGIALLYPVFARLMPSAHNPSLKAVRFALAVFYVSLSANIALLPLIVWNFGVLIPNFLFNILFVPIIGSFIMPVCGVGGLVFSYFSPEISHSLFVVGAKVFDWLLQLVREAASIGLLPEYAFYRPHWEELLIYYLLLGAVLLLVYGKLRQAQLLLVPVVLLLGVRFSGEFGPDRVRMDILDTGQSQCVVITGPEGTRTVVDGGGGFGRTFDMGRSIVGPWLTYGHLPRVDNIFMTHGDRDHAGGLAFLLEKFSVGSFYSNGDVPSGWIGERFEAAFAEKGLNPQILVSGEKVVLEPGLIMEVLHPSPVFTGSTNDRSLYLRLLWNGHPLLSISGDLDRKGIRAVLKHTQDLSSSVLLLPHHGSAGSYSPELYERVAPAMAIAACGFLNRFNFVAKKVISELDKRHVCMYTTSAYGMITVEWNSEGKVITGP
- a CDS encoding response regulator, translated to MRVLIVDDDFYCRNMLHEIMKPYAQCDIAVNGEEAVFAFKKGLESGKAYDLVCLDLVMPEMDGQQALREIRSIEKDFKVEENGAVKVIVTTMLDDRKETHDAFFLGGATSYLVKPIEENKLVKELKNLGFSV
- the ricT gene encoding regulatory iron-sulfur-containing complex subunit RicT, whose protein sequence is MSQILGVKFNDFGQIYYFSSGPFVVREGHSVIVKTEQGMGLGKVFVVQQDLPEDVTEDSIKTIYRLAGEEDLEAEVENKELARTAHRFCKDCIDRQKLEMKLVDVEVFFDRSKMIFYFTAPGRIDFRELVKDLVKEYRTRIELRQIGVRHETQMLGAIGNCGQICCCRRFMRKFMPVTIRMAKEQNLFLNPTKISGICGRLLCCLSFEQENYEDFHRKSPKTGKKYNTVHGTVRVTRTNFFRNTLTVLPEQGDEIEIPLDDWPDMIKPSGSNRRGEPDARSDEPRRGRPEDGDNGWEDRDGGSSSPQRSRPERPERSRTDRTRPERSKSDRPKAERPRPERKPVRENVESEQSDETKVSVDMLEEKQESRKDDSLQQENRKRFSQKDRPQQSPEQKSPEQDSQPAEPAKSGENDESGKPNKSSRRRPSRRRRKRKPSGQRKNKSN